The following are encoded together in the Carboxydothermus pertinax genome:
- the nrfD gene encoding NrfD/PsrC family molybdoenzyme membrane anchor subunit: MKSSTRLTKAWYGVLVILMALGGWAIIERIRGGLAVTNLTSTTPWGAWVAFYIFFVGLSAGSFLLSTMIFVFKMEQYEKIGRDALLVAILSMVLAMCFILIDLGRMERFWHALRYWNFTSILAWEVRFYVVYIGLLMAELYFSMRQDLIRAAKGSGWQAALARFLTFGSTDLTAASKQRDHRLLKILGSIGIPVAIFGVHGGTGTLFAVAKARPFWNSGLFPVIFVVSALVSGTALLLAIYVIRSKVMGREVDKEMVKSLAGLLTLFLFIDLGLEFYEFFVGAYGLQYTELATIETIFRGPFSWSFWWVQLFLGVVVPLFIFFHPRLKESVNAITLAAILVVIGILGVRFNIVVPALIVPVLPGLPWGYYYPTLVEWLSSLGIVAFGLFLYTVAIKALPIDTVEELREGK; this comes from the coding sequence GTGAAAAGCAGCACACGATTGACTAAAGCCTGGTATGGGGTACTCGTTATATTAATGGCGCTCGGTGGCTGGGCGATTATCGAACGAATTCGAGGCGGATTGGCCGTTACTAATTTGACCAGTACCACGCCGTGGGGAGCCTGGGTAGCCTTTTATATCTTTTTTGTGGGTTTAAGTGCCGGTTCTTTTCTTCTCTCGACTATGATTTTTGTGTTTAAAATGGAACAATATGAGAAAATTGGTCGGGATGCTTTGCTGGTTGCCATTCTCAGCATGGTTTTAGCTATGTGTTTTATTTTGATAGATTTGGGAAGAATGGAGCGCTTCTGGCATGCTTTACGTTACTGGAATTTCACCAGTATCCTGGCCTGGGAAGTTCGGTTTTATGTAGTTTATATTGGTTTATTAATGGCTGAACTTTATTTTTCCATGCGACAGGATTTAATTCGGGCTGCTAAAGGCAGTGGGTGGCAAGCAGCTTTAGCCCGTTTTCTTACCTTTGGCAGTACTGACCTGACCGCTGCTTCCAAACAGCGGGACCATCGTTTGTTGAAAATATTAGGTTCAATCGGAATTCCCGTTGCTATTTTTGGAGTACACGGCGGAACGGGAACACTTTTCGCAGTAGCCAAAGCTCGACCTTTTTGGAATAGCGGGCTTTTTCCGGTAATCTTTGTGGTTTCGGCGTTGGTTTCGGGAACCGCGTTATTACTGGCAATTTATGTGATCCGGAGCAAAGTGATGGGGCGTGAGGTAGATAAGGAAATGGTTAAGTCCCTGGCGGGACTCTTAACCCTTTTTCTGTTTATCGATTTAGGCTTGGAATTTTACGAATTTTTTGTGGGCGCCTATGGACTCCAATATACGGAACTGGCTACCATCGAAACTATTTTTCGGGGTCCTTTTTCCTGGTCGTTCTGGTGGGTACAACTGTTTCTGGGAGTAGTTGTTCCACTGTTTATTTTCTTTCACCCCAGGCTGAAAGAATCGGTAAATGCTATTACCCTGGCGGCTATTTTGGTGGTAATCGGCATTTTAGGCGTACGGTTTAACATTGTGGTACCCGCTTTAATTGTCCCGGTGTTGCCGGGATTGCCCTGGGGTTATTATTATCCTACGCTTGTTGAATGGCTTAGTAGTTTAGGAATAGTGGCTTTCGGCCTGTTTTTATATACAGTGGCAATTAAAGCATTACCAATAGATACCGTTGAAGAATTAAGGGAGGGAAAATAA
- a CDS encoding TatD family hydrolase, with the protein MVEIVDSHTHVSMLSYEGLENMALAGVKKVIGCSLFFGAKHAQTLFDHFHQMLTLSLRNAAQNGIRLFVAVGVHPMGTPEDWPRVVDALPNYLKMSNVIGLGEIGLHEGSQREQDVLKEQLKVAKEYGVPVILHTPPQNRIEITKKTMEIAASVGIEPGKMVIDHANLDIIDLIEEFGAIPGLTIRPEGITPQLLLNHLERFQRGVLNSDYSNLKPNDPLSVPRAVRYLELNGVPAEITARIARFNAEELFGI; encoded by the coding sequence ATGGTAGAAATTGTAGATTCTCATACTCATGTCTCGATGCTTTCGTACGAGGGGTTGGAAAACATGGCCCTGGCTGGGGTGAAGAAGGTTATTGGCTGCTCCCTATTTTTCGGGGCTAAACATGCCCAAACCCTTTTTGATCATTTCCACCAAATGTTAACCCTTTCGCTGAGAAATGCTGCCCAAAATGGTATCAGGCTTTTTGTCGCTGTTGGTGTTCATCCCATGGGGACACCGGAAGATTGGCCCAGGGTGGTTGATGCCCTGCCAAACTACCTGAAGATGAGCAATGTCATTGGTTTAGGAGAAATCGGCCTCCATGAGGGGAGTCAGCGGGAACAGGATGTCCTCAAGGAGCAATTGAAGGTGGCCAAGGAATACGGGGTACCGGTAATCCTTCATACCCCTCCCCAGAATAGGATAGAAATAACTAAGAAAACAATGGAAATTGCCGCCTCCGTCGGGATAGAACCCGGAAAAATGGTCATCGACCACGCTAATTTGGATATTATTGACTTAATCGAGGAGTTTGGGGCTATTCCCGGGCTTACCATCCGTCCGGAGGGAATCACTCCTCAGCTACTTTTAAATCACCTGGAACGATTTCAACGAGGTGTCCTGAATAGCGATTACAGCAATCTCAAGCCTAACGATCCCCTTAGTGTTCCCAGGGCTGTGCGGTATTTGGAACTTAACGGGGTTCCTGCGGAAATCACTGCCAGGATTGCAAGATTTAATGCTGAAGAATTGTTTGGTATTTAG
- a CDS encoding HlyD family secretion protein, with protein MKKKFLAVILIIVLLGAGYGIYAYLDNKNYVTTDDAKVTADIYSIGGKTGGKVKEVKVQEGDEVNPGELLLKFEDDIAKAQLEQAQAGLSAAQMQLKKVLKGARVEDVNAARALYEQALAGYNGAKESYEQLSKDIDDLQKKYDALKPLLANPATPQEVKDQANELLKQIGQLKYQQLAAKTQMNTAQAGVKAAKSKLDLALNGAQLEDIKAVEAQVKAQEAALKLAKLNLDATEVKAPVKGEVVKVWVKPGEILAPGQTAVSLADFNNLYVTANILEKEIGGVKVGASVKIYVDALGGKVLSGRVESIGKATQSTFNLFSADSFTGSFTKVSQRIPVKIKLLEKPEGLVPGLSATVKIKK; from the coding sequence ATGAAGAAAAAGTTTTTAGCAGTAATTTTGATTATTGTGCTGTTAGGGGCTGGTTACGGTATTTATGCTTACTTAGATAATAAAAACTATGTTACTACTGATGATGCGAAAGTCACTGCTGATATCTACAGCATTGGCGGTAAAACTGGTGGTAAAGTGAAGGAAGTAAAAGTCCAGGAAGGAGATGAAGTAAATCCAGGCGAGCTTTTGCTAAAATTTGAAGATGATATTGCCAAAGCCCAGTTAGAGCAGGCCCAGGCGGGATTAAGTGCAGCTCAAATGCAGTTAAAAAAGGTGTTAAAAGGAGCCAGGGTTGAGGATGTAAACGCAGCTAGGGCTTTATATGAACAAGCGCTGGCTGGCTATAATGGGGCCAAGGAATCATATGAGCAGCTAAGTAAAGATATAGATGACCTTCAGAAAAAATATGATGCTTTAAAGCCTTTACTGGCAAATCCAGCTACACCCCAGGAGGTAAAAGATCAGGCCAATGAACTTTTAAAGCAAATTGGCCAGTTAAAGTACCAGCAGTTAGCGGCCAAGACCCAAATGAATACCGCTCAAGCTGGCGTAAAGGCAGCAAAAAGTAAGCTTGATCTGGCCCTAAACGGTGCCCAGTTAGAAGACATCAAGGCGGTAGAAGCTCAAGTTAAAGCCCAGGAAGCAGCTTTAAAACTTGCCAAATTAAACCTGGATGCGACCGAGGTAAAAGCACCGGTTAAAGGTGAGGTAGTCAAAGTCTGGGTAAAGCCCGGGGAAATTTTGGCTCCTGGCCAGACTGCCGTATCCCTGGCGGACTTTAATAACCTCTACGTTACCGCTAACATCCTGGAGAAAGAGATAGGCGGGGTCAAGGTTGGAGCTTCGGTTAAAATTTACGTGGATGCTTTGGGGGGGAAAGTCCTGTCCGGTAGAGTAGAGTCTATCGGCAAAGCTACCCAATCCACATTTAACCTCTTTTCCGCTGACAGTTTTACCGGTAGCTTTACCAAGGTAAGCCAGCGAATTCCTGTAAAGATTAAACTTTTAGAAAAGCCTGAGGGTCTTGTTCCAGGTCTTTCGGCAACGGTAAAAATTAAAAAGTAA
- a CDS encoding sigma-54-dependent transcriptional regulator encodes MKETIKVLVVDDEENFRELLIQRLTRKGYGVKGAATGEEALQFLKEETFHLAIFDIKMPGMDGIELLQRARQLDENLQVIILTGHGTIESAIGAMKLGAYDYLTKPCNLAELEITLQKAYEKRQLLEENLGMKEVLRRDRSSKVIVGKSQAITRVLELAKKVAASDSPVLIEGESGTGKELIVNAIHQWSNRAQQPLVAINSGALPAQLLESELFGYEKGAFTGALTTKMGLIESAHRGTLFLDEIGEMELGLQVKLLRFLETGEFRRVGDIRLRKVDVRVIAATNRNLEEEVAKGNFREDLYYRLNVIKIRVPPLRERKEDIPLLVEYFLQKAGNGEKKELTPEALQALMSYDYPGNVRELFNILERGLLLSIGDKIQKEDLFGCLPREEDPKKIYTLEEMEKRYIKQVLEAVQWNKTKAAELLGISVRNLYRKIEEYQLKK; translated from the coding sequence ATGAAGGAAACAATTAAAGTTCTGGTAGTTGATGATGAGGAAAATTTTCGGGAATTGCTTATTCAACGGTTAACCCGGAAAGGCTATGGAGTTAAGGGAGCGGCAACCGGTGAAGAGGCTCTCCAATTTTTAAAGGAAGAAACTTTTCATTTAGCAATTTTTGATATTAAAATGCCGGGAATGGATGGAATAGAACTGCTGCAACGGGCCAGGCAATTAGATGAAAATCTTCAGGTGATTATCCTTACCGGGCACGGTACCATAGAATCGGCTATTGGAGCGATGAAGCTTGGGGCTTATGATTATTTAACCAAGCCCTGTAATCTGGCAGAGCTGGAAATTACCCTGCAAAAAGCTTACGAGAAAAGGCAGTTACTGGAAGAAAATTTGGGAATGAAAGAAGTTTTGCGCAGGGATAGAAGTTCCAAAGTAATTGTAGGTAAAAGTCAAGCCATTACCAGGGTGCTGGAGTTAGCGAAAAAGGTGGCAGCTTCCGACTCACCGGTGCTGATTGAAGGAGAAAGCGGTACCGGTAAGGAATTAATTGTCAATGCGATTCACCAGTGGAGCAATAGAGCCCAACAACCGCTGGTAGCTATCAATTCCGGAGCCCTACCGGCCCAACTTCTGGAAAGCGAGCTCTTCGGTTATGAAAAAGGGGCTTTTACCGGAGCCTTAACCACAAAAATGGGTTTAATTGAAAGCGCTCACCGCGGGACTTTGTTTTTAGATGAAATCGGGGAAATGGAACTGGGATTACAGGTAAAACTTTTGCGGTTTCTGGAAACCGGTGAATTCCGGCGAGTTGGTGATATACGCTTACGCAAAGTGGATGTTCGGGTAATAGCGGCTACCAACCGGAATCTGGAGGAAGAAGTGGCGAAAGGTAATTTCCGGGAAGATTTATATTACCGGCTGAATGTCATTAAGATACGGGTTCCTCCTCTGCGGGAGCGAAAAGAAGATATTCCCTTACTGGTTGAGTATTTTTTGCAAAAGGCGGGTAACGGGGAAAAAAAGGAACTTACTCCGGAGGCTTTGCAGGCACTTATGAGTTACGATTATCCCGGGAATGTTCGGGAACTTTTCAATATCCTGGAACGGGGGCTGTTGCTCAGCATCGGGGATAAAATCCAAAAGGAAGACCTTTTTGGCTGTCTTCCCCGGGAAGAGGATCCGAAGAAGATTTATACTCTGGAAGAAATGGAAAAAAGATATATTAAACAGGTTTTAGAGGCGGTTCAATGGAATAAAACCAAGGCCGCCGAACTGCTGGGAATTAGTGTCCGCAATCTTTATCGTAAAATTGAGGAATACCAATTAAAGAAATAA
- a CDS encoding ABC transporter substrate-binding protein — MTRLKNSLKGKKRGWFRKYDGAFGTALFCFYVIYAIIKAKAVIIKEGVDKMVKKITFLGLIIGIIFIAGCEVGAQPEKAKWTVGILAASSIKAEKIVGLKQGLADLGIIEGKDVNYIILNAEGEREQLLPLARKLVHEKPDVLVATGGVEADALKRAAKNQDTPIVFIGAASSVEGGLVKSFIEPGGQITGVDNYHAELAGKRLELLKKLLPPVNKVIVLYDPKVPPGYTSLKIVKDTAKDLGIEIKTIAVSSRAEFKTKLNQQSLKGFDAILPLSSFLLETLTQDLLKLSLQYKIPVMGIFEQEADRGYFAAYGVSMYNQGYQGARIVAKVLHGQQPEQIPVETPDNLELVVNLRTAKKLGLKLNATGLSFAKTVIK; from the coding sequence ATGACCCGTTTAAAAAATAGCCTTAAAGGAAAGAAAAGGGGCTGGTTTCGAAAGTACGATGGTGCTTTTGGAACGGCCCTTTTTTGCTTTTACGTTATCTATGCTATTATTAAGGCAAAAGCTGTTATTATTAAAGAAGGTGTTGATAAAATGGTGAAAAAAATTACCTTTTTAGGATTAATAATCGGAATAATTTTTATAGCAGGCTGCGAGGTCGGTGCCCAACCGGAGAAAGCCAAATGGACTGTAGGGATCTTAGCTGCCAGCAGTATAAAGGCGGAAAAAATCGTTGGCCTTAAGCAAGGTTTAGCGGATTTAGGGATTATCGAGGGAAAAGATGTTAACTATATTATTTTAAATGCCGAAGGCGAGCGGGAACAACTTTTGCCTTTAGCCCGAAAGTTAGTCCATGAGAAGCCGGATGTGCTGGTCGCCACCGGAGGTGTGGAAGCGGATGCCCTGAAAAGAGCAGCTAAGAATCAAGACACTCCCATTGTTTTTATCGGAGCTGCTTCTTCGGTAGAAGGTGGTCTGGTAAAAAGCTTTATCGAACCGGGAGGACAAATTACCGGGGTGGATAATTATCATGCGGAGTTGGCCGGAAAAAGGTTGGAATTGTTAAAGAAGTTATTGCCGCCGGTGAATAAGGTTATCGTTCTTTATGACCCTAAGGTGCCTCCCGGTTATACCAGTTTGAAAATTGTTAAAGATACAGCAAAAGATTTGGGAATAGAAATAAAAACCATAGCAGTAAGTTCAAGGGCTGAATTTAAAACAAAATTGAACCAACAATCTCTAAAAGGATTTGATGCTATTCTCCCTTTATCCAGTTTTTTGCTGGAAACTTTAACCCAGGATTTATTAAAGCTTTCTTTGCAATATAAGATTCCGGTTATGGGTATTTTTGAGCAGGAGGCGGACCGGGGTTATTTTGCAGCTTATGGAGTTTCCATGTACAACCAGGGGTATCAGGGAGCCAGGATTGTGGCCAAAGTACTGCACGGCCAGCAACCGGAACAGATTCCTGTAGAAACACCGGATAATCTGGAATTGGTGGTAAATCTGCGTACAGCAAAGAAGTTAGGACTTAAGCTTAATGCAACCGGATTGAGTTTTGCTAAAACTGTAATTAAGTAA
- a CDS encoding DsrE family protein gives MSRLKLLFHVNESDKWQRAFVNITNFLNDVGQGNADIEVVANGEAVLSFKSSSDQLNGTTSGSLMGQMKKLSEMGVNFVACRNALKAQSIAEESLPNFVTVVPAGITEIAKKQTEGYAYIKP, from the coding sequence ATGAGTAGGTTAAAACTCCTTTTTCATGTCAACGAATCTGATAAATGGCAAAGGGCGTTTGTGAATATCACTAATTTTTTAAATGATGTTGGCCAAGGGAATGCTGACATTGAAGTAGTGGCTAACGGTGAGGCGGTTTTGTCATTCAAGAGCAGTAGCGATCAGCTCAATGGAACAACAAGTGGATCGCTGATGGGGCAGATGAAGAAGTTATCGGAGATGGGAGTAAACTTTGTTGCGTGCCGGAATGCTCTTAAGGCTCAGTCAATCGCCGAAGAGAGTCTCCCTAACTTTGTGACAGTTGTACCGGCTGGCATAACAGAAATTGCCAAAAAACAAACGGAAGGGTATGCTTACATAAAGCCCTGA
- a CDS encoding sensor histidine kinase translates to MKFWNRIKIKVLAFGILMSIIPLVSLTYLNVRAAEKDLLVSIQQRNTDLVKGIAMDIGQLISGIEDKISAAGNVFGEALLQQDRESQEKFLYIFLRDIPAVEDISLLDERGREVARVSKREVITPQKLSQVDPELLSKEGMVKSYQTADRRTMVSLIIPVKSLLTREIKGGFYVQVNLRPVMNTVLAKYGNQDGDIFVVNNDGKLIAHEDFSQVLRQTPVSSSLAVRRFMEGKEYEGTLPLRYVSFNGEEVLGVYAPIKKLGWAAVMEIPVREAYRPITALKFKFLIITFFVVVLVVITSILFALRFTKPIEVLEQGARRVAAGDLNFVLPKTTDDEIGQLVDAFNFMTQQIKQKSAELIQTEKMAALGLLAAGIAHEINNPLATVSAYAEDLLERIADEDVRELHRSGELARYLQVICKQIERCKKITGSLLNFARQPAGHMIDINLNELLEDTLALVNHRIKQLGIQVEKEFNIDLPVVKGDLSQLQQVLLNIIGNALDAMETTGGRLKLITEKREKDLVIKIIDTGTGIAQEELKKVFDPFYTTKPLGKGTGLGLSICYGIVKEMKGDIQISSRLGKGTTVTIILPVERKEGEKDEGNN, encoded by the coding sequence ATGAAATTTTGGAACAGGATAAAAATTAAGGTTTTAGCCTTTGGTATTCTTATGTCCATTATACCTCTGGTGTCACTGACCTATCTAAATGTTCGGGCAGCCGAAAAGGATTTACTGGTATCCATTCAGCAGCGGAATACTGATCTGGTAAAAGGAATAGCTATGGATATCGGTCAGTTGATTTCCGGAATAGAAGATAAAATTTCCGCTGCCGGTAATGTTTTCGGGGAAGCGCTTTTGCAGCAGGACCGGGAAAGTCAGGAAAAATTCCTTTATATCTTTTTACGGGATATACCGGCCGTTGAAGATATTAGTCTTCTGGACGAGCGGGGAAGAGAGGTTGCCCGGGTATCCAAACGGGAAGTAATTACTCCCCAAAAACTGTCCCAAGTAGATCCGGAACTCTTAAGCAAAGAAGGAATGGTCAAAAGCTATCAGACTGCTGACCGGCGAACCATGGTCAGTTTAATTATCCCGGTGAAAAGTTTGTTGACCCGGGAAATTAAAGGTGGTTTTTATGTTCAGGTTAATTTAAGGCCTGTTATGAATACCGTCCTGGCCAAGTACGGTAACCAAGACGGCGACATTTTTGTGGTTAATAATGATGGAAAATTAATTGCCCATGAAGATTTCAGTCAGGTTTTAAGACAAACTCCGGTAAGCTCCAGCCTTGCTGTCCGCCGTTTTATGGAGGGAAAGGAATATGAAGGTACGTTGCCTTTAAGATATGTTTCTTTTAACGGCGAGGAAGTATTGGGGGTTTATGCACCTATAAAAAAATTAGGGTGGGCAGCGGTTATGGAAATACCGGTTCGTGAAGCTTACAGACCCATTACTGCTTTGAAGTTTAAGTTTCTAATAATAACTTTTTTTGTGGTAGTGTTGGTTGTGATAACCAGTATTCTTTTTGCTTTGCGTTTTACGAAACCTATTGAGGTTTTAGAGCAGGGAGCCAGGCGGGTGGCTGCCGGCGACCTGAACTTTGTTTTACCCAAAACTACCGATGATGAAATCGGGCAATTGGTAGATGCTTTTAACTTTATGACGCAACAGATAAAGCAAAAATCTGCAGAACTTATTCAAACGGAAAAAATGGCAGCTTTAGGGTTACTGGCTGCCGGAATAGCCCATGAAATTAATAACCCTTTAGCTACTGTGTCTGCTTATGCTGAAGACCTGTTGGAGAGGATTGCTGATGAAGATGTAAGGGAGCTTCACCGCTCCGGGGAATTGGCGAGATACTTACAGGTAATCTGTAAACAGATAGAAAGGTGCAAAAAAATTACCGGAAGTTTGTTAAATTTTGCCAGACAACCTGCCGGTCATATGATTGACATAAATCTTAACGAATTGCTGGAAGATACTTTGGCCCTGGTTAATCACCGGATTAAACAACTTGGCATTCAGGTTGAGAAAGAATTTAATATAGATTTGCCTGTGGTTAAAGGGGACCTTTCCCAGCTACAACAGGTTTTGCTCAATATTATCGGTAATGCTCTGGATGCTATGGAAACAACGGGAGGACGGCTTAAACTTATTACTGAAAAAAGAGAAAAAGATTTAGTAATTAAAATAATTGACACCGGAACCGGCATTGCCCAGGAGGAGCTGAAGAAAGTTTTTGATCCTTTCTATACTACAAAACCGTTGGGTAAAGGTACTGGTCTGGGACTATCCATTTGTTACGGTATTGTTAAAGAAATGAAGGGGGATATTCAAATTAGTAGCAGGTTAGGTAAGGGAACAACGGTAACTATTATTTTACCGGTGGAGCGGAAAGAAGGTGAGAAAGATGAAGGAAACAATTAA
- a CDS encoding DHA2 family efflux MFS transporter permease subunit: MEHERHNFGENKWLTMFVVVIGTFMAILDTSIVNIAIPKMMQVFAVGTEEIQWVLTGYMLVMGVVIPVTGYLGDTYGYKRLYIAALFFFTLGSALCGFAWSNNSMIAARVVQAIGGGMMMPASMTIIFNTFPREERGMALGIWGISVMVAPAIGPTLSGYLVEYFNWRLIFTINIPIGLFGMVMAVLFLKESVRRPHANFDFPGFITSAVGFFALLLALSKGTDWGWSSTKILFLFWLSALSLTLFTYFELKSPEPLLDLSVLKNPTFSMSLIITMINTMGLFGGLFLFPIFFENLRGYPPMDTGLIMLPAALASGLVMPIAGRLFDRLGAKPVVLFGLTLAVLSSFGLARININTELWWLQTLLIIRAMGIGFSMMPVNTAGMNALPTYQVGRASAINNTLRQVSSSLGVAIITTITQQRVAFHGARMAEGLNQFSPLFQQTINFIKTGLEGIGVSPLASVKGAYGVIAMRLYQVAYAKAIADAVFVTALIMILGFFLTFFLKEERNIQPGEKEKLPVAEF; this comes from the coding sequence TTGGAGCACGAGCGGCATAATTTTGGGGAAAATAAGTGGCTTACCATGTTTGTTGTGGTTATTGGTACTTTTATGGCTATTCTTGACACCTCCATTGTCAATATTGCTATTCCCAAGATGATGCAAGTTTTTGCAGTGGGCACCGAAGAAATCCAGTGGGTTTTAACCGGTTATATGCTGGTGATGGGGGTGGTAATTCCGGTTACCGGTTATTTAGGGGATACCTATGGTTATAAAAGGCTGTATATTGCAGCACTATTTTTCTTTACTTTAGGTTCTGCTCTGTGTGGCTTTGCCTGGAGCAATAACTCGATGATTGCCGCCCGGGTAGTTCAGGCTATAGGCGGTGGGATGATGATGCCTGCCTCCATGACCATTATTTTCAACACCTTTCCCCGGGAAGAGCGGGGGATGGCATTGGGGATTTGGGGGATATCGGTAATGGTAGCCCCGGCTATTGGTCCGACTTTAAGCGGCTATCTGGTGGAGTATTTTAACTGGCGGCTAATTTTTACCATCAACATTCCCATCGGTCTTTTTGGCATGGTTATGGCTGTGCTGTTTTTAAAAGAATCGGTGCGCCGACCTCATGCCAACTTTGATTTTCCAGGGTTTATCACTTCAGCGGTGGGTTTTTTTGCCCTCCTTTTAGCTTTAAGTAAAGGGACTGATTGGGGTTGGAGCTCTACTAAAATCCTCTTTCTTTTCTGGCTTTCTGCTTTGTCCCTTACGCTTTTTACTTACTTTGAACTAAAGAGTCCGGAACCGCTCCTGGATTTGAGCGTCTTAAAAAATCCTACTTTTTCCATGAGCTTAATTATTACTATGATTAACACAATGGGGCTTTTCGGTGGTCTTTTCCTTTTTCCTATCTTTTTTGAAAATTTGCGGGGTTACCCCCCTATGGATACCGGGCTTATCATGCTGCCGGCGGCTTTGGCCTCCGGTTTGGTGATGCCTATAGCTGGACGCCTTTTTGACCGCCTGGGGGCCAAGCCAGTGGTATTATTTGGGTTAACTTTGGCGGTTTTAAGCTCTTTTGGTTTGGCTCGTATCAATATAAATACCGAACTCTGGTGGCTGCAAACTTTATTAATCATTCGGGCGATGGGGATTGGTTTTTCCATGATGCCGGTAAATACTGCTGGGATGAATGCCCTGCCTACCTATCAGGTGGGGAGAGCTTCGGCTATTAACAATACTTTACGCCAGGTAAGTAGTTCTTTAGGGGTGGCAATTATTACTACCATAACCCAGCAGCGAGTGGCGTTTCACGGTGCCCGCATGGCCGAGGGCTTAAACCAATTTTCGCCTTTATTCCAGCAAACCATTAACTTTATTAAGACTGGTTTAGAGGGGATAGGGGTTTCACCTTTGGCTTCGGTTAAAGGAGCATATGGGGTAATAGCAATGAGGCTTTACCAGGTGGCATATGCTAAAGCAATTGCCGATGCTGTTTTTGTTACTGCTTTAATTATGATTTTAGGGTTTTTCCTAACTTTCTTTTTAAAGGAAGAACGAAACATTCAACCAGGAGAAAAAGAAAAACTGCCGGTGGCAGAATTTTAA
- a CDS encoding 4Fe-4S dicluster domain-containing protein: protein MSSDKKWAMVIDLQKCIGCDTCTVACKAENRTPPGISYNVVIEEEKGIFPNVTKIHIPRPCMQCDRPACVQVCPVKATYKMENGIVAIDYDRCIGCRYCIVSCPYGARSFDFGEDYSREMIGYNEVQAPEYGIDRGKREKGKSPIGNVRKCMFCYHRLQRGEEPACVEVCLGDARYFGDLNDPESVVSKLAASPRAFVLQEEMGTKPRVIYLK from the coding sequence GTGAGCTCAGACAAGAAATGGGCAATGGTAATTGATTTGCAAAAATGCATTGGCTGTGATACCTGTACGGTGGCCTGCAAAGCCGAAAACCGTACGCCACCGGGAATATCGTACAATGTTGTCATTGAAGAGGAGAAGGGGATTTTCCCCAATGTTACTAAAATTCATATTCCGAGACCGTGTATGCAATGTGACCGACCTGCTTGTGTTCAAGTTTGTCCGGTAAAAGCAACCTATAAAATGGAAAACGGAATTGTTGCCATCGACTATGACCGCTGTATTGGTTGCCGCTATTGTATTGTAAGCTGTCCTTACGGAGCTAGGTCTTTTGATTTTGGTGAGGATTACAGCCGGGAGATGATTGGCTACAACGAAGTGCAGGCGCCGGAATACGGTATCGACCGCGGCAAACGGGAGAAAGGTAAATCGCCAATAGGGAATGTTCGCAAATGTATGTTTTGCTACCACCGGTTACAGCGCGGAGAAGAACCGGCCTGTGTTGAGGTTTGTTTAGGAGATGCCCGTTATTTTGGCGATCTTAACGATCCGGAAAGTGTGGTTTCCAAATTGGCTGCAAGCCCCAGGGCCTTCGTTCTTCAGGAAGAAATGGGAACTAAACCCAGGGTCATTTATCTGAAATAA